The Punica granatum isolate Tunisia-2019 chromosome 4, ASM765513v2, whole genome shotgun sequence sequence TGTTCCAAAATTCCTTTGCACTCCGAAGCCCTCGGCAAAGCCGCCCTCGTATATTTCATAAGTACTTATAACTTGAATCTATATGGACttgcaaaatatttttgagCCCGATAAGAATAAACACTGCGATataaaacacacacacacatatatatatatataaacttagaCTAGTTTACTTTGGATCTTGGCCCccgaaaaattattatatacatacatgtggAGATACATGTGTCAACTTCATCATTAAACACCGTCAATTTAGACTGGTTTGGTGAGACGTACAAATCTCTGGAGATCCGGGACGCCTCCCATATCTTGACATAAATATGTGTTGAGTCGTTCAACTACGGTTTTCATGGTAGGATCAATGATTATATGGTCGTACGGGCTTACGGCTTCCCTATTATATCACAGACGTGATCTTTCACTCGCATAGGCTGAGGAATTAAAGCTGAAAAAAAGTTTAACGACAAGGTCCTAGATTCGATATTTTGTTAGATAAATTTCATCCCGTCATCTGTGATTCTTCTCTTGAAACTCGTGTAATTTTGAGCAATGTGCCCACAGTCGCAGAGGCTCCCCTTGGAGCCCAGTGGAAGATATTTATTACGGAAATAAATCAAAGGGATCAAATTAGGACAAAGGCGTATGTCCAGTATCGAGCCAACAGCCAAAAGACAGATGATTAAATTATCGTATTCAAATTCATGATTGACATATATCGCATCACAACGTGTTCAGATGATTCATAAGAAGtttttgataatatatttaGCGCTAATGCAAGCCTGAATTATTATAAGTATAATTCACacaagtatatatattcatttatttcagtttttctATCAATTCATCCTCGCTTCATATAAGTTCTTCCTGTTCGATGATTTTCAAAGCGAATCAATGGCTTTCATTCCGAGAAGTGATCAGAATAAACCTCATGCAGTGTGTATTCCTTATCCAGCCCAAGGCCACATCAACTCTATGCTCAAAGTGGCCAAACTCCTCCACCACCAGGGCTTCCACATTACCTTCGTCCACACTGAATTCAACTACCACCGCCTGCTCCGGCAGACCACCGCCAGCTCTCCCCTCCAGGGTCTGCCTGGCTTCCGATTCGAGACCATCCCTGACGGACTCCCACTGTCAGCTTCCCGTGCCACGCCCAGGAGTTGGTGGCTTTAGGAGCATCCATTGATAAAAACTGCCCTGTCTCGTTCCGCGCACTTCTCTCCAAACTCTGTGGTGGTTCCAATCCTGATGTCCCACCAGTGAGCTGTATCGTCTCGGACGCGGTGATGTCATTCACTCTATACCCGGCTGAAGAGCTCGGAGTTCCTAATGTTTTCCTGTGGGGGATGAGTGCGTGTTCATACCTTGGTTGCCTGCAGTTCCCCCAACTTATTGAGAGGGGAATTATACCACTCAAAGGTACGAGGCTCAATTATCAAACCGATCCATCTCCAGGTCCAATATGTATGCACACCTCAGTTTTAGTAGACTCCTAGTAGGAAGCTAGATGATGGATATTTATATGCAAAGTGCCTTTTGAATTTTTCGAATCTCGAAGGGGCTAGTAAATTTTGAAAGGTGCTTTGGATTTGCCCTCACTTTAATGGAGAAAAGAATAGCATCATGAAACTTGTACGTTCTATGAATTTTTCTTGAATCCATAAAATTTCTCTCATCTGTTTTGGAAATTATTTGACTTCTCATCCTCTTTATATCAATTTGGATTTTCGTTCTGACTTGTGCAGATGAGAGCTATCTAACAAATGGGTACTTAGACACAGTCATAGACTGGATGCCAGGAATGCAAAAAATCCGCTTGAGAGATCTACCGACCTTCATACGAACGACCAGTCGTGATGACATTGCACTAAATTTCGCTCTCAGAGAAAATGGGAGAGCCAGCAAAGCTTCGGCTATTATTTTGAATACATTTGAACCCTTAGAAAAGGATGCCTTGGATGGTCTGTCCAAAATGCTCCCTCCAATTTACCCCGTGGGGCCTCTCAATCTGCTCCTTAGTCAGGTACAACATGGGAATGATCACACTTTGAAAATCAGATCTAACTTGTGGGAAGAAGACATGGAGTGTCTCCGGTGGCTCGACTCGAAGAAGGCCAAGTCGGTTATCTATGCGAACTTTGGGAGCATTGCCACGGTCACTCCGGAGGAATTGGTTGAATTTGCATGGGGGCTTGCAAACAGTAAGCAGGACTTCTTGTGGGTGATAAGGCCCGACCTGGTGGCCGATGAATCAGCAGTTTTACCGCCTGAATTCGGAGCTGAGACTAAAGATAGAGGATTAGTGGCTAGTTGGGTCCCCCAGGAGGAGGTCCTCGAGCACTCTTCGGTCGGTGGATTCTTGACTCACTGTGGGTGGAACTCGATTCTAGAAAGTATCAGTAACGGCGTGCCCATGTTGTGCTGGCCATTTGGGGCGGACCAACCAACCAACTGCCGGTACTGCTGCACCGAGTGGGGGATTGGGATGGAGATCGATGGCAAGGTGAAGAGACATGAGGTGGAGATGATGGTGAGGGAGTTGATGAGTGGAGAGAAGGGTGGAGCTATGAGGGACAAGGCCACTGAGTGGAAGAGTCTTGCTTGGGAGGCTGTGGGGCCCGGCGGCTCGTCTCGAGTTAACTTCGACCGGATGATTGAAGAGGCTTTACTATCCCCCAAAAGCTCGAAAATGTCGACAATGAGTCGAGACGATTCAGTTTGATCAGGTACTCTGGCACACGttaattctatatatatatatatatatatcatggaATATGATATCATAAATTTCTTGGACTTGCATGGATAGATTTAGCTCTCAACAAAGGATATCCTGAATTTTTGCCTTATTATATGTTTCTGTTCTTACATAGTTATTACATGtgtaatatatgtataaaaacTAATATGATGGTAGTGGTAAACCTTCAAAATAATATTGTGAGTTCTACTTTTCATATACCCACAGCAGTATAAGTACTAAAtaatcttgttttttttttccggtggtgctatataattttgttttaacTGATTCTCGGCATTGCATTTGAGTCTTGTCTTGCTGAGTTATTTACCAAATTGAACTCATCTCACAAATTGTTTATCAAAATTGACTCCCTCCAAAACTATTTACGAAAATAGACTTGTTTTGCTTATTAATATTTACATTTATGTTTTTACTggattcaaaatattttcttccGCCTGCGCTGTCATGTGAAGTGTTGGAAAATGTGTAAACCAAGCCTTGGGTTTTGTTATTtagtcattcatattttcTAGATGTTGAGTGTCGCTTACTCACTAAGTTTATAGCTAAGGTTTTGTGTCTATATATCCTCGTGTAATCTTGTGGCTATGAGTGTATGCCGTCAACCAGAAAAGTAGAAGACGAAAAGCCATTTTTAGTTGTGCAaattctctctgtctctcaTCGTGTGCGGACTATTCTCAGTTATTGTCGTGACAAAAACTACTGCCGCGATTCCAACATGAAGTAATATATAAGCATACAAAACATAAACTATATATGATCTCGGGGAAGCACTCTTTATTCCGAAAGTGATTTTTGGtgaaccctttttttttttttgataaattaagtgcttCTTCTCAACTGAAGGTCCATTGCTTAGATGGCCGAGTGCGTATTAATCGACTACTTTGAAGTGTTCATAGGCTTGGCACCTAGTTTGATAAGCctaaaaatgaaacaaaaagtGGCAAAGCGAGGTCGATGGCATGCAAGATCGTGATTATCGTTTGCAAAGATACTGAATATAGCTGAAAAATGCAGAGCTCCCCCCGCTGAATCATGTATATATTCTACTCAGGCATTGAAATGCAGAACAGAGAGACGTCTAAGTTTTCCTTTTGCAACATCCATGTATAAATATAAGAGGTCCGCTCAACTTTGCTGCACCTGAGAATGCCGGTGAGTGCATCTGCCTGACTGAGGAGTTTCACTCGGTCACCAGAAATCGCTGAGGAAGGACAAGTTGGGATCTTCTTTGTGTGCCCTTACCGCGGGATTCGCGTGTAAATTTTGTTGAAAACATGTATGTACAGGGAATCGAGGGAATGATCATACGTCTCATTGGATTATTCTCCCTGGCTTTAAATTTTGCAGCAGGATTTGCCTCATTGTTAACTACATGTCTATCAGTTCGCACTGATGATGTTATTTTCGGTGTATGAACAGGTTAAGAAAACGATGGTTAACACTGAAACGGGCTGTAAAATGAACTGGAGAATAACGACGTAAATGAACCAGATGGTAAGGACTAAAATAAACAGGAGGGTGAGGACAACAAGGCTAGGTGAGGAAATTACCAGCCTCTGCATATCTTAATATGCGTAACCGTTTCGATAATTTGTTTGGATGCTTCGGCTTGCATACTCGATAATGTCACTTTGATCAAGATACACTCTTCAGTGAATCCGTTAGAAGACATATGCAGTGATTCTTCCTCGGTTGAGCTGTCTTTACTTCCTAAGGACCTTCAGTTCTATGAAACCTGCCTCTGCAGAAAGCAAAGAGTAGGAATCACTTTCCACTTTGAGGACTGACTTGTCTTTTGCTAGCTAGAACTTCTGCTATTTACCGGCACTCAGATTCACTAAATTGCCGAGGAGGTCGAATCTCAGTTTGTGACCTCTTTGGTGTTAAGTCCGATAATGTCTGCACGAAGAAAGGGAGACGTTTTGCGAAGACGTTTAGGTGGTTACACTAAGGAGGAAGTCTGAGCGGCCATTTTGGGGAGATGTGTTGGGTGGGTCTAGGCGGCTTTGTAGAGATGAGAGTTCCACAAACCTTACATACAAATATGACATATTATCTGTTTTTGCAAATCTTTCAGTAAGCTTTGCATCATTTTCCGGCAAACTCAGGTGAAAAATTCTGGAGGCATAGGACGGTCCTTTTATTTCGGCTAATCTCTTCGAATTACATTTCTCAAGCTTGACCAAAGTTATTGAATTCTCGGTGAATGAGCAATTTAGCACCTTCGACCAGTCTCTTTACAACTTCCCCTGCTGGTAAAATCTCCTTGATCAACCCCACTCCTTGGCCTGCGTACATTGCCATGCTCTGGATATCTCCTGTAGTTGTGAAGTTCGGGACTGTTCCAGCCAACCGGCGAATCTCCTTTTCCTGGATTCAGATTGAAGCAAAATGGCTAACCAAGTCAGAACAGAAACCAAGAAGAGCATCCGGAGGCTGAGATAAACGGATACAATGCAGAGCCAGTTTCCTTCAAACAATTTAGATCAAGCTCCGTAATGAGAAGATTATTTACTTTTCAGACAAACAATTTTATGTGAAACTTACCACACCATTGATGGTTGAGCAGCCGATCACTGGCTGATCCACCTCATTTTTGTTCTCAGGAAGAGAACTCCAGTCATTAAAGAAAGGCGTTTTCAGGACGCGCTGTGGTGCCCCAGGCCACCTTGCCCTCCCGAAGATGTTGGTGTACTCAGTTTTGTCGGATTCCACCAACTTCCTCTTGTATGTAGGGTGAGCATAGCTTTCTTCTGTTGCAACAAATCTGTCAAAGAGCAGCAATGTTTAGAAATAACTCGATTCTTGAACTCCAAACTATACACCAGAAGGTGAAATGCTATTCTTGCTGGCAACGACTTAAGATCTCTATCATATCCGAGGATAAGTTTTGAAGATTCTCTGAAAACCAAGAACTGTCTGCTGAAACTATTACAATAGATAAGTCTGGCCTGACCTCCCAAGCTCATTGATAGAACTTTCACGGAAACTTTTCTGATAGTTactgcatatatacatacctCGTGCCTAGGCAGACACCTCGGGCGCCAAGAGCTAGAGCAGCAACATACCCGCGTGAGTCCACTATACCTCCAGCAGCGATAACAGGAATGTCTCTTTCCCCAATAAGATCCACCACCCTAGGCACCAATGCAATCACAGATTCCTGGATAAGGCAACGAAAAGTACGTGACAACAAATACTTTAAAGAGTACTTTTGAGGAGCCATTAAATTTTAACTATAGTTATGAATTCGAAAGAAGTTGTACCTGACCAATAATATGCCCTCCTGCTTCACGTCCTTGGACAATAATTGCATCTACGCCGACATTAACCGCTTTCTTCGCTTCTTCGAAGCTCCCAACCTGACACCGTATTAATTTCAATCTCAACAGATTAGCTTATACTTAGAGGAGGCTTTTAAAGCACAAAAGATGAAATGGGCAATGGTTTACTTACTTGTGGAACAACTTTTACTCCTGCTTGATGGGCTTCATCCACAAGCTCCTTTGAGCAGTCTCCCCAGTAGACTTGGAGCACCCCCACCTTCTCATCAAGTATGACCTTCAGGTTTTGTTGATAAGGAAATGCCAATACAACACCGACTCCAAAGGGCTTGTCCGTCATGGTTCGAGTTTTCTGTATGAGACCTCTCATATAGTCGGGGCATTCCTGTTACAGGTAACATCATTTTGGAAATAGATGATGAGCTGAAtaaccaaaatatttttacgtTACGCTGAATAAAATAACCTCGTGAACAACTACTAACAATTCACAGCAAACACATTATAACACTTGCAATTGCATCATGCGTAAGATATAAATTTGATTCAAAACCATATATGCGAGAAAATGGAAATGAACCACCGAATTTATAAGCACTGCAAGCAAGAAAATGAGCACTTCCAACGACTCAAAACCAGAACAGAACAGTTGCTTATTCTAAAAGCTTTATGAGGGCCCCCCAAAAATCAAGGACACATGACAGGGGACCGCTGTTTCTCAATGACAATATTGTCATACAAGAAAAATTCAACGGCAATGGGCCTGCTATCGAAGCATTTTGTGTGCTAATCATTTTCCATAACATATCATGCAACATGAACAACCAATCTCCATGATAGACCACCAGTGAAATGTCTGGAACCATAACATCCACAAACTCAATGACACTTTTGCCTCTTCACTGCCCATTCAAATTAAACGGTCACAGCGGTCGATCAACGGCGTGGGAAGTCAAACCGTAGATCGTGCACAATGTCTCATCCCGCTCAATTAAGCAAATCATTCACCGAAATACAGATTAGTAATCTTGACACAGATCATTAACACTAAAACTCATCCCAGCACAGGATCACTCAGCCGGCGACACCATTCATTTAGGACAGAAAATCCAAAACCAACAGAATCCATTAATGGATGCAAGTTTCTAAATTACAACAGAAGAGAACAGGGGGAcaagagaggagaggaaagaCAGGTTATCAGGAGGATAAATATTATACCCAGTCGGGAGCCCTGATAAAGCCAAGCCCACCAGCGTTAGCGACCGCGGCCACCAATTCCGGCCCTGAGATGTCCGGTCCCAACGGCGCCTGAACTATCCCATACTCAAACCCCAGAATCCCTCTCCATCcccccatctctctctctctcgatcgAACAAAGCTTCACTTAGAATAATTGCAGTGATTCCATTACAGTGCGTGCGTAAGGCTGCTTAACTGACAGCCGCTATTAAATAGGACACAAAGCAGAACAATCAAggaaacaaaatcaaatttctctACTGATTGACGATTGATACAGAAGAGCGAGCAGATGAATCAAAACCAAATTTGTCCAGCTCccggaaaaagaaaacttcCATAAGGAAACACGGGAGAAAAGAAATGGGTCTTCTTCTGTTTGTCGGGTATTGCATTGATTTTCTCTTTCTGTCGGGTCCAATGCGGTGGCGGAGGTGATGTCCCACCACGTAGGAGATAATGGGGTCGTCATTTTGTGTTTTTCATTTGTGGGgcagaaaaatgaaaaacttcTTTTTTGGGGGGGAACTGATGAGAAGAGCAATGGAGAAGTTGCAGTGGGTTGCATCAATGGGAGCTAAGGACGTCgtcttcctctttctttcaTCGGTGGTCCTACAAAGAGGAACAGATTCCATTCCACGGCCCGCAGCGTCACATTTCAGCTCTCGTCTCGTGTTGTCCTCTCTCCCAtaatttcctctttttctcttcAGCCCATCATATTCAGAAATATTATTTCACAACTAATCTAGTTCGAATCAAGTCAgtacattaaaaaataaaactctcacGACTTAAATTTTCTTCACGTACAAGATTCAAACCTGAAACCTTATAACCTATGTTGGTTCAATCACTTAAAGAGAACCCACATTGGTTCGAGTGATAATTAAATGGACTTTGTTCGCCCAcatgattttcattttttttctaatgaaatttaaattgaagaataattgaataaaagttgaaaatttCCACTCTCTCTAATTCttgtttttttaacttttttatgGTAAGGTAGACAGTTTCTAGCTATCACAAATCTTGATTTCAATCGTGATCCAAACCTCTGGTTCAAGATTCTTATCAGCTCAGTTAGCTTTTATCGACTTGGCATGCACATCAAAGGCTTGATCGGGATAGTCTCGCTCTTAGGTGCCTCATAAGTCATGTGTATAGGCCGCCAAGAATCTCCGGTTTCTTGTTTCTTTCCTCCAAGGGCTTGCGCCTCGAACCAGCATAGTGAGGATCACAGCCTAGGTGGCTTCAACCCTAGACATTATAGGTGGCTCATACGAGCTCGTGTACACTATCATCTGATCCCTCTCAATATCATAATTCAGAGAATGGGAATTGACTCATTTTCTCATCGTGGTTTTGGCTAATTTAATATTCATATAATCATTgtaatcaattaaattatataccTTGGACCAAAACATCAAGTAAAACCAAAAACGAATcccaaatttgaaaaatattttgttggtATTATATAACCGCGTGATTGTGTAAAATTTCATTTGCAACTGTCACGGGTAAAAAGTGCAATTACGATATCTCCCCAAATTTGACTTGAATCCAATAGATTAGGCAGTCAGGTCCAGTCCAGTCCGGAGAGCCAGGGAGGAAAAAAACTGTCATGGGCCCAATTATAGAGAAGCCCCAATGTGGGTTCACCTCGAATTGATGACTAAATGGGCACACTTATAGACGACATTGGTCCGAtgattggattttttttcattttctcgaCCTGACCCATAACCATAAAACGAAATTCATTTGTAATCAATTAACTTACATTTATGTGCACGCGcgtgtaaatatatatatatatatatatatatgtatgtatgtatgtacgaACGAAAGCATGAATATGATGAGTCCCATCAGATAGTCTCAGAACGCTCGATTGTTGAatgaaattctttcaatttttgagctttatattaaaaacatactttttaattttaataaattataaagaaaaagatttgtGGGATCggttattattttctcaattttttagctttgtttaaagttttttTGAAACATATGGATATAGCACCggtcattattttcttaatttttttagtttattctaaaataagatattttaaaaaacttttaattcatttatcaaaaacaaattagatcacatttttcataaatatgtgatgttatatatttgctttccaaaaaaaatcaaatcatatTTTTCGTACATTTAAATGTGTTGTGTTATCTATATTACATTAGCGATACATTATAAATAATGGAAGTACCACACAAAAAATTGTGATTGACCTAACTTTGAATAATATTGCTACCATTAGATGTGtgtttttcaactttttcgCACCCAGGTGAAttcttcaacttttttttgtcttttttcacacataaaattttataaattctcCAACTTTATGCACGAGCAAGTTCTATCCCGTGCGCTCCAAGActcgtatatatataatatatgttttatatattatatatatatatatatttacctcGCACCAAAACTTCAACTAAATTGTAAACCAGTCCAGTATCCTTctatgaaaaaaaaggggggaagGGAAGGATAAGGAGGGGTGAGGAAGGGAGGGGAAGGGAAGTTTAATGAATCTCATGTTTGGATAGGAAAATTATAATGTGGGAGGGGAAGGTGAGATAAGATAGCCCAGCCAATGTTTggatagaaaattaaaatagtgGGATGAGAATGTCATATTTTGATGAAAgtacatttttataattacttttttatgaGATCACCGAAAAGGtatgaataaattaatttttaaattaaaatgttttaaaaacCCTATTCCTCCATATTCCATCAAAATGATGGAATAGAATTTTGTGGGGTTTGGAGGGATAACTAATCCCTCCTagcccctcccctccccttaAAATAAATACCCAAACATTGGTTTAATAATCTAACCCCTCCCCACCCCCTCCTAATTCCTCCCAATCCTTCAATCCAAACATTGCCTAAGAATTCAATAGATTAGGTCGTCCGGTCCAGGGGAACTGTTGGACCCAATTATAGAGAAGCCCTAGCGTGGGCTATTCTCGAATTCATGCCTTAGTGGGCTTTTCTAAACGATATTGGTCCAATGATTCGATATTCTCATTTTCTCGACATGGTAGATAACCGTCATACTATAATTTGCATATAATTCATTTCATTAGTCTTCGCATTGCTTCGTACTAAAGGAGGCATTGTATCATGGGTCAGGCATATCGTTTGCTTCTTGTTTAATAGAGGTGACAAATCATGCCGATGGACCGTCCTTGTGTTGGGCCAAGTAGCGAGGATTATGAATGGCCCGGCTCAATCCACCAAGTAAACGCACTGTGATCAGGACACATGAA is a genomic window containing:
- the LOC116204645 gene encoding uncharacterized protein LOC116204645, giving the protein MGGWRGILGFEYGIVQAPLGPDISGPELVAAVANAGGLGFIRAPDWECPDYMRGLIQKTRTMTDKPFGVGVVLAFPYQQNLKVILDEKVGVLQVYWGDCSKELVDEAHQAGVKVVPQVGSFEEAKKAVNVGVDAIIVQGREAGGHIIGQESVIALVPRVVDLIGERDIPVIAAGGIVDSRGYVAALALGARGVCLGTRFVATEESYAHPTYKRKLVESDKTEYTNIFGRARWPGAPQRVLKTPFFNDWSSLPENKNEVDQPVIGCSTINGVEKEIRRLAGTVPNFTTTGDIQSMAMYAGQGVGLIKEILPAGEVVKRLVEGAKLLIHREFNNFGQA